The proteins below come from a single Synechococcus sp. WH 8101 genomic window:
- a CDS encoding type II toxin-antitoxin system PemK/MazF family toxin, with the protein MRRMPLERGLVVTVASPGVYSGKPRPAVVVQANRWLERHPSITLCPLTSTLIDAPLVRIPVAPSPGNGLRKPSQLMADKLFTVPAAAIGSMVGRLEASAMADLDLALRDWLELQ; encoded by the coding sequence ATGAGGCGGATGCCACTGGAACGGGGGCTTGTGGTAACCGTTGCCAGCCCAGGGGTGTACTCCGGGAAACCAAGGCCGGCGGTAGTCGTGCAGGCGAATCGATGGCTCGAGCGACATCCCAGCATCACGCTCTGCCCGCTCACCAGCACCCTGATCGATGCACCGCTCGTGCGAATTCCGGTGGCGCCAAGCCCAGGCAACGGCCTGCGCAAGCCGTCTCAACTGATGGCCGACAAGCTCTTCACCGTGCCTGCTGCAGCGATCGGGAGCATGGTTGGACGGCTGGAGGCCTCAGCCATGGCCGACTTGGATCTCGCTCTTCGCGACTGGCTTGAGCTCCAGTAA
- a CDS encoding ribbon-helix-helix protein, CopG family, with protein MAIGVRVEPELEQRLDRLARSLGKSRSACVREAIAQYVERFGDGDEARRQSALIAEHSSSAHWSEQLPDWADWTA; from the coding sequence ATGGCGATCGGCGTGCGCGTGGAACCTGAGCTTGAACAGCGGCTTGACCGACTGGCGCGCAGCCTTGGCAAGAGTCGAAGCGCCTGCGTACGAGAAGCGATTGCGCAGTATGTGGAGCGCTTCGGGGATGGCGATGAAGCCAGGCGCCAGTCGGCTTTGATTGCTGAACACAGCAGCTCGGCCCACTGGAGCGAACAGCTGCCCGACTGGGCTGATTGGACGGCATGA
- a CDS encoding ribbon-helix-helix domain-containing protein: protein MAVISLKLSDELDQLLSEQAQRTHLSKSELMRRALQAYLRVANGSASDSEPSAGDLLADLIGCCADAPPDLSTNPVHLAGFGER from the coding sequence ATGGCTGTCATCTCGCTCAAGTTGTCCGACGAGCTCGACCAGCTGTTGTCTGAGCAGGCCCAGCGCACCCATCTCAGCAAATCCGAGCTCATGCGCCGCGCCCTCCAGGCCTATCTGCGGGTGGCGAATGGGTCGGCATCCGACTCTGAACCCTCAGCTGGTGATCTGCTGGCCGACCTGATTGGCTGCTGTGCAGATGCCCCGCCCGATCTCTCCACGAATCCTGTCCACTTGGCGGGCTTTGGGGAGCGCTGA
- a CDS encoding type II toxin-antitoxin system VapC family toxin yields MAVLLDTGPWVALLSSNDTHHQWAVQQFRQLTPPLLSCEPVVAETCFLLARSGFDPALALQFIERGVVQLPFVLQDQITAVSSLFKRYDNVPASLADAALIRLSEIHDAPRLLTTDSDFHLYRRHGRQVIPLITP; encoded by the coding sequence ATGGCGGTGCTTCTGGATACGGGCCCTTGGGTTGCCCTGCTCAGCAGTAATGACACGCATCATCAATGGGCTGTGCAGCAATTCCGTCAGCTCACGCCCCCTTTGCTCAGCTGTGAGCCCGTGGTGGCGGAGACCTGTTTTTTGTTGGCCCGTTCAGGCTTTGATCCTGCTTTGGCCCTTCAGTTCATCGAGCGTGGTGTGGTGCAGCTGCCGTTTGTGCTGCAAGACCAGATCACGGCTGTGAGCTCGCTCTTCAAGCGCTACGACAACGTGCCGGCCTCACTGGCCGATGCGGCCTTGATTCGCCTCTCCGAAATCCACGACGCTCCGCGTCTGCTCACAACCGACAGCGACTTTCATCTCTATCGCCGCCATGGCCGCCAGGTGATTCCCCTCATCACTCCCTGA
- a CDS encoding N-acetylmuramoyl-L-alanine amidase, with product MAPTLYLHWTATGYNWIRPGHYHAIISGDGRVHRLHAYSVDLPAHTYARNSNSVALSCACMGGIPDPWTQPPTPPQLQALCEEAAAIARSWGWSAEDITIRTVMTHAEAASNRDGRVMHDNYGPVIWGGTGERWDLLQLQKNGPTDGGDQLRARIRAILAGTDASPSATQPGQLSGSPLQFRGSTTIQARGEALTVQSDAHGTSWALVSDLLARYGIAYAWDANGRRVLIGALDVPPTYRDDSVQASVGWPLFTMTLETASAPVILTGILRPSEAGDRAWCRVVEFAEEFGITVRFEPLELGERRGG from the coding sequence ATGGCTCCCACTCTCTATCTGCACTGGACCGCCACCGGATACAACTGGATCCGGCCCGGCCACTACCACGCGATCATCAGCGGTGATGGCCGGGTGCATCGGCTCCATGCCTACAGCGTGGACTTGCCCGCCCACACCTATGCCCGCAACAGCAACAGCGTCGCCCTCTCCTGCGCCTGCATGGGCGGCATCCCCGATCCCTGGACCCAGCCACCCACGCCACCCCAGCTGCAAGCGCTTTGCGAGGAGGCGGCCGCCATCGCCCGCAGCTGGGGCTGGAGCGCTGAGGACATCACGATCCGCACGGTGATGACCCACGCGGAAGCCGCCTCCAACCGCGACGGCCGCGTCATGCACGACAACTACGGCCCCGTGATCTGGGGCGGCACCGGCGAGCGTTGGGATCTGCTGCAGCTCCAGAAGAACGGCCCCACCGATGGTGGCGATCAGCTGCGCGCCCGCATCCGCGCCATCCTCGCTGGCACCGATGCTTCGCCTTCGGCAACGCAGCCTGGGCAGCTGTCCGGGTCGCCGCTGCAGTTCCGCGGCAGCACCACGATTCAGGCCCGCGGTGAGGCGCTCACGGTGCAGAGCGATGCCCATGGCACCTCCTGGGCCCTGGTCTCTGATCTGCTCGCGCGCTACGGCATCGCCTACGCCTGGGATGCCAATGGCCGCCGCGTCTTGATCGGTGCCCTCGATGTCCCCCCCACCTACCGCGACGATTCGGTGCAGGCGTCGGTGGGCTGGCCATTGTTCACCATGACCCTGGAAACCGCCAGCGCCCCGGTGATCCTCACCGGCATCCTCCGCCCCTCCGAAGCGGGCGATCGCGCCTGGTGCCGCGTGGTGGAATTCGCCGAAGAGTTCGGCATCACCGTGCGCTTCGAGCCGCTGGAGCTGGGCGAACGGCGCGGCGGCTGA